GGAAAAATCGGTGAGTCTGTCGGTTATCGGGCGTCGAACGCGGCGCCTACTGGCGCTGGACGTTCGTCGCGCGCGGGCCCTTCGGGGCCTGCTCGATGTCGAACTCTACTTCCGTTCCCTCTTCGAGGTCGGGGCCGCCCACGTCTTCCATGTGGAAGAACACGTCGTCGTCCGCGTCGTCCGTCGAGATGAAACCGTAGCCGCCTGTGTCGTTGAAGAAATCAACCTTGCCTTTCGCCATTGCAACTCAAGGGAGATGAGCCAGGGTAATAAGGCTTCCGCGGGTCGGGCTATCGTGGCACCCGGCGGCGTCGAGCGGGACCGCAGACGGCAGTGAGACGCGAAAGGCGCCACTGGACGGGCGGTTCGTAGGGATCGTAGGAGGTCGTAGTCCCTCGATCGCAGATCGAACAACACCAGTGAGATATCTACCTGAGAGACCCGGGTGGCTACGATGGTCCCTCTCAGTCGTCGGCGAGGCTCGGGTGTGGCGTCGGCTCCTCGTCGTGGGCTTCGGCGAGCCACTCGCACATCGCCTCCCTGGCCGTTTCGGCGCGCGCCCGACGTTCGTCGTCGTCGATCTCCTCGATTCCCGGTGGAACGTCGATCCCACGGTCGGTGAAGTAGCCCTCGGGGACGACCCAGTCGTTGTAGAAGTGGACGTCAGAGTCGTGGATCAGCGTCAGCGCGACCGACGCGCCGTGGCCCGCCGCGATGACCGTCTGGTGGTACTCCTTCGCCATGCGCCCGGCGGCGTAGAGCCCCTCGGGCGTCGTCCTCCCGTCGGCATCGGTCTCGACGAACCCCTTGTTCCCCCGTCGGTCGAGGTCGACGTCGAGCGCCTCCAGGTAGCTCGAGTCCGACCAGGAGGCGACGATCACGTAGGTCGCCTCCAGCGTCGTCCCGTCCTCGCAGACCGCGGTGAACCCCTCCCCGTCGTCGAGCTGGGTGATCCGACCCTCGTGGAACGAACAGCCCGCCCCCTCGGCCTGCGCGCGGGTCATCTCGAGGAAGAGCCGCGGGTCGATCCCCATCGGGAAGCCGGGGTAGTTCTCCAGGTGGGCGTTCCGGCGGAGGATCGACTCGCCGTCGTCCACGATCAGCGTGTCGATCCCCGCGCGCGCGGTGAAAATACCTGCGGTGAGCCCCGCGACGCCGCCACCGACGATCAGCACGTCCTCCGTCTCGTCGTCCATACCCTCCCCTCGGGTCGACCCCGCGTTAAAACTGTGGCTCCCCGGGAGCCGAGAGCGGGTTCGGGACCTCGCTCGTGACGTACTCGTGGCACTTTCCCGCGAGCCGCATCGCCGTCAGCGCCTTGTGCGTCGCGCGATCGGCGAACAGCGCCGCCCGATCTCGTTCGACTCGCTCTCCGGGTATCGACGAGGCCGCGAGCGCCTCGAACGTCTCCGCACACCGCGAACGGGCGAGGGACCAGCACTCGGCCTCCGAGAGCGACGTCGACCGCGAAACCGCGTCGAAGACGGTCGCGAGCTGGTTCTGAAAGAGCGCGTAGTAGAGCTTCTCGTAGAGGTCGATTTCGGTGTCGGCGTCGAGATCCGAGTCGGGATACGGATCGAGTCCGAGACCGTGTACGGAGAGGCGCTCTCCGAGGAGGCGGATCCCGCCGAAATCACGAACCAGGGTCGCGACCGGTCGGCCCTCCTCGACCACGAGGAGCGAGTTCTGTGCGTGTGACTCGAGGGCGATCCCGTAGGTCGTGAGGAGCGCGAGCTGGTCGGGGATCGTCACCTCGAGATAACGCTCGACGAACGACGAGGCCGCGCGTCTCCCCTCCGTTATCCCCTCTGTCTCGGCGAACCGGTCGATCACGTCCCGGACGATCGGGCGGCCGGTCGTGGGTGATCGGGCCGAGAGCGCCGAGACGGCGATCGGCGTCCGCTCCGAACCGACCAGGGGGTGCGAGACGGGGTTCTCCCGGAGCAGCCCCGAGAGGTGGCGGGCGTCGTCGAACGCCTCCCCCTCGGTGTGGACCCCACCCGGCTCGTAGTAGCACGCCGCGGCGGGTTCGTCGAGGGGTCCAAGCGTCTCGAACGCCTCCCGCTCCCGGATCGTCGCGAGCAGCCTCGTCACCCGCGGGCCGTTCGCGACCGCCTGTGGCGAGACCGATCGGACGACGTTCGTCGTCTGGACGTCGACCGCGAGTTTGAGGTGCGGGAGGGCTGTCCCCCCGTCGGTCGGGTACGGGACGACCGTCCGGAGGTTCGAGAGCGGCGTCGCCGGGTGGCTGTAGGGGACGAGGACGATCCTGCCGTCCGCACGCTGCTCCGCGTATCGCTCCGGCAGCACGTGGTGGTACTGCCAGGGGTGGACCGGGATCACGACGTACTCTTCCGAACCGCTCCCGGCAGGGAGCGCCCGCTCGGTGGCCCCCGAGAGCCCGTCGAACGCCTCGAACAGCCGTTCGGTGAGCCCGCGCTCGCCCGAGCGGGAGCACATCGCACACTCGCGTCGGACCGCCGCGAACCGGACGTCGATCGTCGGGGCGAACTCGGGTGCGTAGGAGAGGGACTCGACCGCGCTCATCCCGCGTCGGAGCTTCGCGCCGTAGTGGTACGGATGCCCCTCCGTCGCGAGCCGTTCGAGCGCGGCGCTGGCGTCGGCGCCGGGGAGCGCGGAGAGTCTATCGAGGACCGACGAGGCGTCGCCGACACGGTCGTCGAGGACGGATCGGACGAGCCGTGAGAGCGCGAGGTTCGCGACGCTCTCGTCGAGTTCGTTCCGAACACGCGCCGCCTGCTCGTCGCTCGAGAACGCGCCCTCCGCGACGAGCGGGCCGATCAGCTCCCGCGGGTGGACGAGTCGTTCCCTCCGGTCCGCGAAACAGCGGTAGACGTCGCCGGTGAGTCGCGCTCGACCGTAGCCGTGAGTCGCCTCGACGGCCACCGCGACGGCCGATCCGTTCTCGGGAAGCGGACACACCGTCACCCGATCCGTCTCGGGTACCCGAGAACGAACCGCGCGAACGCACTCGACCCCACCCGAGTGTCCTAGGACCGATGTGATCGGTTCCGGAATCGGACCGCCCACCTGAACCGTGACCGGGTCCACGAGACCGTCGGGATCACCGCGGAGCAGCCCGGTGAGAAACCGGTGGGCGATCTCCCGGCGTGCAGCGGGCAGGAGGGAGAGGTACGCCTCCTCCGGGGGAGATGAGATGTCGTGGACCCGGGCGTAGTACGTCGCTGCGGCGAACGCCTCGCGTTCGGCGTCCGTGGCGAGCCGATCCGGGTCCCCGGTTGCCATCGCCGTGGGTTCGAAAGCGGGCGGCTTATACCCAGGCCATGACGCGGAGACCGAACACTTAGGGTCCAGTCGTCGGTACGGAGGGCGTGGACGAAGTCGAAGTGAGCACGGTGATCAGACTCCCCCCGGAGGAGGTCTACGAGTTCATCGTCGACTTCCCCCGGTACGCCCGCTACTCGAAGCACCTGACCGACGTCAGACAGCACGGCGACGGCACCCCCGGCACCCGCTACGACCTCCGCTTCGCGTGGTGGAAGCTCTCCTACACGGCCCACTCGGAGGTGACGGAGACGGAGCCGCCACACCGCCTCGACTGGAAGCTCGTGAAGGACCTGAACGCCCACGGCTACTGGGCGATAGAGCCGGCACCCGAGGAGGCCCCCGCCGACGGCGAGGCCTCACGGCTCAGCTTGCGAGTCGACTTCGACCCGGAGACGGCGAACTCGGACACGCTCGGCCTCCCCAGGTTCGTCTCGATGGGCTGGGTGATAGACAAGGCGAAACCGCTGATCGTCGAGGAGGCCCAGCGCGTCGTCGAACGGATCGTCGCCGATCTGGAGGGCGAACGACGCGACGTGGAGCTGACGATCCACCGCACGCCGGACTCGATCTAAGTTGGATACTGACTACCGTTCCTCGTAGTCACCGCCGTACTTCATGAAGACGTAGGCGAGGCCGAGCGTCGAGCCCGCGGCGACGACGGTCGCCACGCCGAGCGCCCGCGCCGAATCGGGGAGCGGAACGCCGCCCCCACCGCCGGCCGCTTCCGCCTCGCCCTCGGCTTCCACGGTGTCGATGTCGTCGCCGACGGCGACCCCGCCGAACATGCTCTGTGCGGCGTGGGGCGTACACTCGTAGGCCGTGATCCCGCTCTCCTCGAACGTCTCCTCGAACGTGAACCCCTCCTCGTCGGTCGTGTCGCTCTCGAAGTCGTGATCGCCGTCGATCGTCGAGACGTTGTGAGCCCCGCCCGCGCCGGACCACTCCCAGACGACCGTCGCGCCCTCGTCGATCCAGATCGCCGGCGGATCGAACGAGAGCCCCTCGTCGCCCGCACCGACCGTCACCTGCACCTCGTCCTCACCCCGTTGGTCGGTCGTCCCGTCGAAGTTCGGCGCCTCCTCGACCTCGCTCGGCCAGTCCGGCTCGACATCGCCGTCTGCCTCCTCGCCGTCGTCACCCTCCTCCTCTTCCTCGCCGTTCTCCTCTCCCTCTTCCTCCTCTCCGTTCTCTTCCTCCTCGGCCTCCTCTTCGTCGTCCTCCTGTGCGGCCGCCGGCGTCGCTCCCGCTCCGGCCGCGGCCCCGGCTCCGGTCGCGATCAGGAACGTCCGGCGCGAGAAACGCTCGGTCTCCTCGGTCATAGACGGGCGTTGGGGACCGCCCGTACTGAATATGTTGGTTCCACCTCAGAGGCGGTACTCGTGATCGCCCGTCTCGCTCCCGAGGAACGCCGAGAGCAGGTCGATGGTCGCCTCGATATCGGCGAGGTGAGCCATCTCCGTCACCGTGTGGAGATACCGCGTCGGGATCGAGATGGCGCCGACCGGCGTCGCCCCACCGGGCGTCTGGAAGCCCGCCGTGTCCGTCCCGCCGGCCGGGAGGATCTCGAACTGGTGGGCGATCCCCTCGCGCTCTGCGACCTCGCGGAGCCTGCGGTTCACCTTCGGGTTCGTGATCACGCTCGAGTCCTTCAGCTTGATCGCCGCACCCTCGCCGAGTTCGGTGACGTACTTCCCCGCCTCGAAGCCGGGGACGTCGTTCGCCACGGTCACGTCGAGCGCGATCGCGAGGTCGGAGTCGATGTCCACCCCGAGCGCCCGCGCCCCGCGCAACCCGACCTCCTCCTGGACCGTCGCGGCGAAGTGTACGGTCACGTCGGGGTCGCCGATCCGTCGGGCAGCCTCGATCGTCGCGAGCACGCTCGCGCGGTCGTCGAGCGCCTTCCCCGTCACCGTCTCGCCGACGATCTCCGTCCCTTGTTCCATCGTCACCAGGTCGCCCGGGGAGACGAGGTCGGAGACCGCCTCGCCGTCGAGTCCGAGGTCGATCCGGACGTCCTCGGTCTTCGGCTTCTTCTCCAGGTCCTCGTCGTCCAGCGTGTGCGGTGGCGGCGAGCCGATCACGCCCGGGAGCGAGCCGTCCTCCGCGTGGATCCGCACGCGCTGGGCCTTCAGCACCCGTGGATCGAACCCGCCCAGCGGATCGACCGAGACGAACCCCTCCTCGGAGACGTGGCTCACCATGAACCCGATCTCGTCCATGTGCGCCGCGACCGTCACCTCGTAGTCGGGGTTCTCGACACCGTGAACCGTCCCAACGACGTTGCCCATCGCGTCGGTCCGGATCTCGTCGACCTCGGGCGAGAGCGCGTCCTCGACCAGCGCCCGGACGTCGTCCTCGTAGCCCGGGACGCCGGGCGTCTCCGTCAGATCGGTGAGCAACTCGAAATCGAAGCCTGGAGTGAGCTTCATGGACACCCTCGCCGCCCGTCGTGTATAAACTCGAAGGGTTCGCCCTACACCTCGCGCTCGATCACGTAGCGTGTGAACGCAGAGAGCTCCTCGGCCCGGGCCTCCTCCAGGTCGACCGCCGCGAGGTGCTCGCGGGCGCGTGCGGCGAACGCGAGCGCGCGCTCTCTGGCGTACTCGACGCTCCCCGTCTCCTGGAGCAGCCCGATCGCTTCGTCGATCTCCTCGCGCGTGTTCTCGCTCGCCTGGAGGATCTCCATCAGTCGCTCCCGATCGGCCGCCGGGGCGTTCGCCGCGGCGTGGATCGCGATCAGCGTCCGCTTTCCCTCGCGGATGTCGTTTCCGTAGGCCTTCCCGAACACGCCGTCCTCGGCGATCGTGCTCTCGATGTCGAGGATGTCGTCGCCGATCTGGAACGCGATCGACATCTCCTCTGCGTACTTCGCGACCTCCCGTTCGGTCTCCTCGGGCTGGCCGGTGAGGATCGCGGCGAGGCGGGCGACGATCCGGCCGAGACAGCCCGTCTTGCACGCACACATCTCGAGATACTCCGCCTCGCTCACCTCGGCGTCGGCCGTGTTGTGCCAGTAGATGTCCATCCCCTGGCCGAGGTGGGTGCGGTTCAGTTCGTACATCAGCATCTCGAAGATCGAGAGTCGCGTCTCGGCGTTCAGTCCGGCGGGGTTCGCGCTCACGACCTTCAGTGGGAGGAAGTACATCGCGTTGCCCGCGTTGAGCGCGACGTCGGTCCCGAACCGGTGGTGGAGGGCGGTCTCGCCCCGGCGCTTCGTCGCGCCGTCCTCGACGTCGTCGACGATGATCGTCCCGTTGTGGAGGATCTCCGGGATGCAGGCGTAGGGGAGGTACTCGTGTGGGTCGGCGCCGAAGCCGTCGATCAGGAGGAGCGTGACGACCGCCCGCCAGCGCTTTCCGCCCCGGTCCAGCAGGTCCCAGATCGGGTCGGCGAGCGCCGCCTGGAGCGCTACCGAGTCGTAGCGGTGACTCGCCGGGCCGAAGTAGCGCTCGAGGTACGCCTCGTCGATCTCCCGCGGCAACAGCTCCTCGATGGCTGCGTCGACGATCGGCTGCCACTCCGCCAGCACCTCTCGCATACCCGGGGTTCACCATCCCCCGTGAAAAACCTTCGTTCACACCCCGACGCCCGCCGTGCCTGCCCTCGAAACCCGCTCCGGGTTCTTCCGGGTTTCAGAACGTTTTTGCCCCGCGCGGCGACAGGTCCCCCATGGTCGACAGAGACGAACTCCGCCAGCAGTTCCACGACGCGTTCTCCGGCGCCGACTACCCGGTGAAGAACCAGATGGACCTCGTCCCGGCGCTGCCGAACGGCCCGGCGACGCGATTCGATTCCGGCGACTTCTCGATGACCGCGATGGAGCTCGCGACGAAACTCGGCGGCCACCAGGAGTTCCCGTACGAGGACCCCGACAGCCTCGTCGACGACGTGATGGACGCCCTTGACGAGCAGGGCGAGATCTAGCCCCGCTTCTCGAGGTCCACGGCTCCGAGGCGAGCCCTCTATCGATCCGCCGAGCACCGCGAGGACCGGGAGAGCATCCGGTACGTGGCGGCCGCGATGACCGCAACGTGAACAGCGAAGTCCCTCCGCCCGGAACGGGGGTCTCATGCGTGCGTTCTTCGCGATGCCGCGAGAGGAGCTCCTCTTCGGCCTCCTCGTCGCCTCGATCCATGCCGGCCAGCACCTCTTTCTCAGGCTCTTTCCCCCGCTCATCCCGATACTCGTCGTCGATCTGGACGCCTCGCTCTGGCAGCTCGGCCTGCTCGTCTCCGTCTACATGTTCGCGGGCGGGCTCTTCCAGGCACCGATGGGCGTCCTCTCCGACCGGTACGACCGCCAGTATCTCCTGGTTCCTGCCTTCGTCGCGATGGGGATCGGCTACCTCGTATTCGTCCTCGCGCCGACCGCCGGCGCGCTGCTGCCGGAGCTCACGCTCTGGGGGCAGACGTTCGACGGCTCGTACCAGGTGATGGCGCTCGGGATGTTCACCGCGGGCGTCGGCTACAGCGCGATCCACCCCGTCGGCTACCCGCTCATCTCCGCGAACGTCGCCCCCGAGAACAAGGGGAAGGTGCTCGGGATGTGGGGCTCCGCCTCGAAGGTCGGTGACGCCGGCGCGCCGCTGCTCGTCGGCGTGTTCATCCTGCTGTTCACCTGGGAGTCGATTCTCGTCGGCGTCAGCCTCTTCGGCTTCGCGTTCGCCCTTGCCCTCCTCGTCGTCTTCGGCTCCGGACGGTACGAGACCCGCCCGCCGTCGAACGACGAGGAGGGTTCGGAGGGGGCGGACGTCGACTGGCGCTCCTCTCCCCGGAGCTTCCTCTTCCCGATGGCCGCGGTCGTCCTGAGCTTCTTCTTCATCCTCTTCGCCGGCAACGGGCTGATGACCTACACTCCCGTGTTCGTCTCCGACGTCTACGGCTACTCGCTGTCGGTCGCCGGCGTTGACCTCGCACCCGCGTCGGTCGCCAACTTCTACTTCGGGCTGTTGCTGATCAGCGGGGCGCTCTCCCAGCTCGTCGTCGGGGGCGTGACCGACGTCTACGACCACCGGACCGTGCTCGTGACGCTGCTCGGCGTCTCGGCCGTCGGTCTGCTCGGTCTCGCGGCGCTTCCCCTCTCCCCGCTCTTGCTCGCGGGCGCGTTCGTCCTCCTCGGGGTCACGCTGTTCGGGCTGAACCCCGCTCGCGACGCGCTGATCAGCGACATCACCCCCGCGGCGTACGAGGGCCGGACGTTCGGCTACATCTGGACGCTCGCGCTCGTCGGCAGTTCCGTCTACCCCGTCGTCATCGGCTACATCGCCGACACGATGGGGTTGCGCACGAGCTTCGGCGTGCTCGCGGTCGGTGCTGTCGGCGGACTCCTCTGTATCGCGGCGCTGTTCAGCCCCCGCGTCTACCGGGAGTCGAGACACGGGACGGCCGAGGCGTAGGCGGAGACCGGTCGATCCACACCCGTCTTCCCGACGGGGACTCCTACTGCGATTCGAAATAGGTATGGCGCTCCCGGCGACACGCCACCTCATGACGCAGTGGATCGGAGAGACGTTCACCAGCGACGCGGGATGGACTCTCCTCACCGAACTCGTCGACATCGGGAACCGGATGGCAGGGAGCGAGGGCGAAGACGAGGCGGCCGATCGGGTCGAGGAGGCGCTCTCGGCGGCGGGTGCCCGAAACGTCCGCAGCGAGGCGTTCGACATCCAGGGCTGGGAACGTGGATCGAGCGAGATTCGGGCAGGGGAGACGGCCCAGAACTGTATCGCCCTCCCACGCAGCCCCAGCGAGGAGGCGTCGGGCGAGCTGGTCGACCTGGGCTACGGTCTCCCTGCCGACTTCGAGGAGGCGGAGATCGAGGGGAAGGTGGTGATGTGTCGAAGCGACATCCCGAACTACTACGACCGCTACATCCACCGACGAGAGAAGTACTACTACGCGGTCTCCGGCGGTGCGGCGGCGTTCGTCTACAGGAACCACGTCGAAGGCTGTCTCCCACCCACCGGGAGCGTCGGCACCGCCGAGGACCCGATCGGGGACGTCCCGGCGGTCGGCGTGAGCACCGAGGTCGGCGCTCGGCTCGCCCGCCGGTTCGAGGGCGAGGAGATCTCGGTGACGGTCGACGCGGAGATCGACGACGCGACGAGCCGGAACGTCCACGCCGAACTGGGTCCGGAGACGGAGAAGCGGGTGCTCGTGACGAGCCACCTCGACGCTCACGACATCGCCGAAGGCGCCATGGACAACGGTGCCGGGACGGCGATGGTCGTCGAGATCGCGAACGCGCTCGCGTCGCGCGAAGACGACCTGGACACCCGCGTCGAGTTCGTCGCCTACGGCGCGGAGGAGGTCGGTCTCGACGGCTCGAACTACCACGCCGAGCGGACCGACCACGACTCGATCAAGGCGATCCTGAACAACGACGGCGTCGTCCGGGGCCGGACCCTCGAGTTCACCACCCACGGGTTCGAGGAGCTGGGTGAGGCCGCAGAACGCGTCGGAGAGCGCTTTTCCCACCCGGTGCAGACGAAGCCGACGATGGGGCCACACAGCGATCACTGGCCCTTCGTCACCTGGGGCGTTCCGGGCTACCACGTGATGAGCGACACGGGCGAACTCGGCCGCGGGTGGGGTCACACGTTCGCCGACACGCTCGACAAGGTGGAGGTCCGCACGCTGCGAGAGCAGGCGGTCCTCCTGACGGACCTCGTCGTGGACCTCGCGAGCGAGGGGTTCTCCGTCGAGCACAAGACACCAGAGGAGATCGCCGGGGCACTGGAGGACGAGCGCCAAGCCGAGGGGATGAGGGTGATCGGCGACTGGCCGTACGAGTCATAGGGATCGGTGTCGTCCCTTCCCGGTGATCGACACCCTCTCGGTCGACCACCGGTAATCGGTTACAACGGCCCCTATCAGAGACCGCAGTCTTTTCGCCCCCGCGCTTCGGAGGTGAGGGCATGACCGCGTGCGAGGAGGGCGTTGCCGTCGG
This region of Halalkalicoccus sp. CGA53 genomic DNA includes:
- a CDS encoding cold-shock protein, whose translation is MAKGKVDFFNDTGGYGFISTDDADDDVFFHMEDVGGPDLEEGTEVEFDIEQAPKGPRATNVQRQ
- a CDS encoding NAD(P)/FAD-dependent oxidoreductase, translated to MDDETEDVLIVGGGVAGLTAGIFTARAGIDTLIVDDGESILRRNAHLENYPGFPMGIDPRLFLEMTRAQAEGAGCSFHEGRITQLDDGEGFTAVCEDGTTLEATYVIVASWSDSSYLEALDVDLDRRGNKGFVETDADGRTTPEGLYAAGRMAKEYHQTVIAAGHGASVALTLIHDSDVHFYNDWVVPEGYFTDRGIDVPPGIEEIDDDERRARAETAREAMCEWLAEAHDEEPTPHPSLADD
- a CDS encoding IucA/IucC family protein; protein product: MATGDPDRLATDAEREAFAAATYYARVHDISSPPEEAYLSLLPAARREIAHRFLTGLLRGDPDGLVDPVTVQVGGPIPEPITSVLGHSGGVECVRAVRSRVPETDRVTVCPLPENGSAVAVAVEATHGYGRARLTGDVYRCFADRRERLVHPRELIGPLVAEGAFSSDEQAARVRNELDESVANLALSRLVRSVLDDRVGDASSVLDRLSALPGADASAALERLATEGHPYHYGAKLRRGMSAVESLSYAPEFAPTIDVRFAAVRRECAMCSRSGERGLTERLFEAFDGLSGATERALPAGSGSEEYVVIPVHPWQYHHVLPERYAEQRADGRIVLVPYSHPATPLSNLRTVVPYPTDGGTALPHLKLAVDVQTTNVVRSVSPQAVANGPRVTRLLATIREREAFETLGPLDEPAAACYYEPGGVHTEGEAFDDARHLSGLLRENPVSHPLVGSERTPIAVSALSARSPTTGRPIVRDVIDRFAETEGITEGRRAASSFVERYLEVTIPDQLALLTTYGIALESHAQNSLLVVEEGRPVATLVRDFGGIRLLGERLSVHGLGLDPYPDSDLDADTEIDLYEKLYYALFQNQLATVFDAVSRSTSLSEAECWSLARSRCAETFEALAASSIPGERVERDRAALFADRATHKALTAMRLAGKCHEYVTSEVPNPLSAPGEPQF
- a CDS encoding type II toxin-antitoxin system RatA family toxin, with translation MDEVEVSTVIRLPPEEVYEFIVDFPRYARYSKHLTDVRQHGDGTPGTRYDLRFAWWKLSYTAHSEVTETEPPHRLDWKLVKDLNAHGYWAIEPAPEEAPADGEASRLSLRVDFDPETANSDTLGLPRFVSMGWVIDKAKPLIVEEAQRVVERIVADLEGERRDVELTIHRTPDSI
- a CDS encoding halocyanin domain-containing protein, giving the protein MTEETERFSRRTFLIATGAGAAAGAGATPAAAQEDDEEEAEEEENGEEEEGEENGEEEEEGDDGEEADGDVEPDWPSEVEEAPNFDGTTDQRGEDEVQVTVGAGDEGLSFDPPAIWIDEGATVVWEWSGAGGAHNVSTIDGDHDFESDTTDEEGFTFEETFEESGITAYECTPHAAQSMFGGVAVGDDIDTVEAEGEAEAAGGGGGVPLPDSARALGVATVVAAGSTLGLAYVFMKYGGDYEER
- a CDS encoding M42 family metallopeptidase; translated protein: MKLTPGFDFELLTDLTETPGVPGYEDDVRALVEDALSPEVDEIRTDAMGNVVGTVHGVENPDYEVTVAAHMDEIGFMVSHVSEEGFVSVDPLGGFDPRVLKAQRVRIHAEDGSLPGVIGSPPPHTLDDEDLEKKPKTEDVRIDLGLDGEAVSDLVSPGDLVTMEQGTEIVGETVTGKALDDRASVLATIEAARRIGDPDVTVHFAATVQEEVGLRGARALGVDIDSDLAIALDVTVANDVPGFEAGKYVTELGEGAAIKLKDSSVITNPKVNRRLREVAEREGIAHQFEILPAGGTDTAGFQTPGGATPVGAISIPTRYLHTVTEMAHLADIEATIDLLSAFLGSETGDHEYRL
- a CDS encoding polyprenyl synthetase family protein; the protein is MREVLAEWQPIVDAAIEELLPREIDEAYLERYFGPASHRYDSVALQAALADPIWDLLDRGGKRWRAVVTLLLIDGFGADPHEYLPYACIPEILHNGTIIVDDVEDGATKRRGETALHHRFGTDVALNAGNAMYFLPLKVVSANPAGLNAETRLSIFEMLMYELNRTHLGQGMDIYWHNTADAEVSEAEYLEMCACKTGCLGRIVARLAAILTGQPEETEREVAKYAEEMSIAFQIGDDILDIESTIAEDGVFGKAYGNDIREGKRTLIAIHAAANAPAADRERLMEILQASENTREEIDEAIGLLQETGSVEYARERALAFAARAREHLAAVDLEEARAEELSAFTRYVIEREV
- a CDS encoding MTH865 family protein, with amino-acid sequence MVDRDELRQQFHDAFSGADYPVKNQMDLVPALPNGPATRFDSGDFSMTAMELATKLGGHQEFPYEDPDSLVDDVMDALDEQGEI
- a CDS encoding MFS transporter, with product MRAFFAMPREELLFGLLVASIHAGQHLFLRLFPPLIPILVVDLDASLWQLGLLVSVYMFAGGLFQAPMGVLSDRYDRQYLLVPAFVAMGIGYLVFVLAPTAGALLPELTLWGQTFDGSYQVMALGMFTAGVGYSAIHPVGYPLISANVAPENKGKVLGMWGSASKVGDAGAPLLVGVFILLFTWESILVGVSLFGFAFALALLVVFGSGRYETRPPSNDEEGSEGADVDWRSSPRSFLFPMAAVVLSFFFILFAGNGLMTYTPVFVSDVYGYSLSVAGVDLAPASVANFYFGLLLISGALSQLVVGGVTDVYDHRTVLVTLLGVSAVGLLGLAALPLSPLLLAGAFVLLGVTLFGLNPARDALISDITPAAYEGRTFGYIWTLALVGSSVYPVVIGYIADTMGLRTSFGVLAVGAVGGLLCIAALFSPRVYRESRHGTAEA
- a CDS encoding M28 family peptidase, with the translated sequence MTQWIGETFTSDAGWTLLTELVDIGNRMAGSEGEDEAADRVEEALSAAGARNVRSEAFDIQGWERGSSEIRAGETAQNCIALPRSPSEEASGELVDLGYGLPADFEEAEIEGKVVMCRSDIPNYYDRYIHRREKYYYAVSGGAAAFVYRNHVEGCLPPTGSVGTAEDPIGDVPAVGVSTEVGARLARRFEGEEISVTVDAEIDDATSRNVHAELGPETEKRVLVTSHLDAHDIAEGAMDNGAGTAMVVEIANALASREDDLDTRVEFVAYGAEEVGLDGSNYHAERTDHDSIKAILNNDGVVRGRTLEFTTHGFEELGEAAERVGERFSHPVQTKPTMGPHSDHWPFVTWGVPGYHVMSDTGELGRGWGHTFADTLDKVEVRTLREQAVLLTDLVVDLASEGFSVEHKTPEEIAGALEDERQAEGMRVIGDWPYES